TTGATTTAGAGAAATCCCTAAAACAACAGGAAAATTATCAAGCACTGTATTCCCAATGCTCCCAACAAACTTTAAGAAGTGTCGCTGAATCTTTTAAGTCGTTTAAGGAGTTAAGAAAATGCTTCTTTAATGGTGAAATTGATAAACACCCGAAACTTCCTACCTATCGAGAAAAAGGTGGTTTAGCGGTAGCTACCTATCCGAAACAATCCCTTAGACTGAAAGATAATCATGTAAGAGTACCTCTTGGTAAAACTGCCAAATCTCAGTTAGGTAAAAAAGAATTTTTCCTTCCCTTTCCTTCTAACTTAGAGTTTAAGCAGATTAAAGAACTTAGGATTCTTCCTAGAAATAAAGAGTTTTATCTGGAGTGGGTTTATGAAACACCAGAAGTCAAGAAGACGGTTAACTCAGAAGAAGCCTTAGGAATTGACCCTGGTATTGATAACTGGTTAACTTGTGTTGCTACTCTCGGTGAGTCTTTCATCATTGATGGAAGAAAAGTAAAATCTTTAAATCAAAACTATAATCGTCGAGTCTCTTCCTTGAAAGAAGGAAAGCCTCAAGGTTATTGGAATTTTGAGTTATCTAAAATCACTGAAAAACGGAATCGTCAAATCAGAGACGCTGTGAACAAAGCAGCCCGAATGGTCATTAACTATTGTCTTGATAAAAACATAGGAACAATTGTTTTTGGATGGAATCAAGGTCAGCGACAGGGAATAAACATCGGAAAGAAAAACAATCAAAACTTTGTCCAGATTCCCACAGCTAAGTTAAAGGCTCGTATTCAACAATTAGCAGAAGAACACGGACTTGAGTTTGTAGAAACTGAAGAATCTTATACCTCAAAAGCCTCTTTTCTAGACCGTGATTTGCTACCGACATTCGGTGAAAAACCCGAAAGGTGGCAGCCATCAGGTAAAAGAGTAACAAGAGGATGCTATCAAGATTCAAAAGGAAGAATTGTAAATGCTGACGCTCAAGCAGCGGCGAACATTCTGAGAAAAGTAGAGATACAGCTAGGCTTAGTTCTAGCCAAGGTCAATAGGGCAGCTTTGACTCTGCCATCCAGACTATACATCTGGCACTCTAAGAGAAAGAGCGGAGCAACGAGGTTTTTAACCCGTTGCGAAGCCACCTCTTAGAATCCTCGTCTCTTTAGAGCGAGGAGAAGTCAATCCATTGGTTGTTGATCATTTTTCTCACTATTGGTTTCACCCAACCGTTCCACTGTTTTGGGAATATCAATCCCAGTGCTTTCTCGTAACTGTTCCATAAAGGTTGCAAGTTTAGTGGCATTACCGCCTTTAGCGGGATCAATAACCGTTACCTTCTGCACATCAATATCAGGAACAGTATTCACCATACTGGATAAGAGTGGTTCCAGCTTCTGAAAGAGGAAGATTTCTCGGGCATTTTCTCCAGAAGCCTTCCAAGACTCAGCGAGGGCTCTTAAGCCATCGGCTTGGGCTTTCCCATCTTCAATAATACTGGCGGCTTGTCCTTTCGCATCAGCTTGGGCGCGTTGACAGTCAGCTTCAGCAGGCGCGATGACATCTGCTTGTAATTGCTGTTCCACTTGTTTGCGCCGTTCCCGTTGTACTGACAAATTCGCTTGGGTTTTTGCCACTTCCGCCGCAATTTCTGATTCTGCTTCGGCTATTCCCGCTTCTCTTTGAGTTAAAGCATTTTGCAGACGGCGGTTCGCTTCGGCGCGAGTGGTTTCAATTCTGGCTTCAATTTGGCGCAGAGAGGTATTTTTCTTGTTTTCGGCTGCTTTTAGTGCTGATTCGGCTTTAGTATTGGCTTCAGCAATGCGGGAATCTCGCAATAAGTCGGCTCGTTGTTTACGCCCAATGGAGTTAAGATAATCTACGTCATCAGAGATATTCTGAATTTGCAGGTTATCTAAAACTAAGCCTAATTTTTGTAAGTCGTCTTCCGCTTCATCTAAGAGGTTGCGAACAAATGCCATTTTGTCTTCATTGACTTCTTCTGGCGTGAGACTAGCAAGCACCCCTCTTAAATTTCCTTCTAGGGTTTGCTGGGCCATAGTTTCGATTTCTTGTTGGCTTTTGCCGAGTAACCGTTCAATGGCGTTGTGAATGGCAGGTTC
This window of the Euhalothece natronophila Z-M001 genome carries:
- a CDS encoding RNA-guided endonuclease InsQ/TnpB family protein encodes the protein MYGCQQNRVRSSSDLIPVLEYICRIANNLTNCGIYLARQTFFKETRIVGKFDLEKSLKQQENYQALYSQCSQQTLRSVAESFKSFKELRKCFFNGEIDKHPKLPTYREKGGLAVATYPKQSLRLKDNHVRVPLGKTAKSQLGKKEFFLPFPSNLEFKQIKELRILPRNKEFYLEWVYETPEVKKTVNSEEALGIDPGIDNWLTCVATLGESFIIDGRKVKSLNQNYNRRVSSLKEGKPQGYWNFELSKITEKRNRQIRDAVNKAARMVINYCLDKNIGTIVFGWNQGQRQGINIGKKNNQNFVQIPTAKLKARIQQLAEEHGLEFVETEESYTSKASFLDRDLLPTFGEKPERWQPSGKRVTRGCYQDSKGRIVNADAQAAANILRKVEIQLGLVLAKVNRAALTLPSRLYIWHSKRKSGATRFLTRCEATS
- a CDS encoding flotillin family protein, whose protein sequence is MINLRETGVTLLIIALAATGAIALVIKNLYYICQPSEILIFAGSRQPVTGGGSVGYRLVKGGSSIRRPLLEKVFKMSLSNMIIDLKVTNAYSKGGIPLKVDGVANIKIAGEEPAIHNAIERLLGKSQQEIETMAQQTLEGNLRGVLASLTPEEVNEDKMAFVRNLLDEAEDDLQKLGLVLDNLQIQNISDDVDYLNSIGRKQRADLLRDSRIAEANTKAESALKAAENKKNTSLRQIEARIETTRAEANRRLQNALTQREAGIAEAESEIAAEVAKTQANLSVQRERRKQVEQQLQADVIAPAEADCQRAQADAKGQAASIIEDGKAQADGLRALAESWKASGENAREIFLFQKLEPLLSSMVNTVPDIDVQKVTVIDPAKGGNATKLATFMEQLRESTGIDIPKTVERLGETNSEKNDQQPMD